The segment GCCCTGCCGGTGGCGCACGGCGGCCAGGGGCGTCGCCAGGTGGGCGATTTCCCAGCGCAGTGCCGGCCAGCCGCGCCGCTCATGAAGCCAGACCATCCCCCCATTCTGCGACCGAGTGGTCCAGCGACGCAACGCATTCACCGCATCCTATGCGGTGAATAGCCCCCTCATTCGCCGCATCGCGACGGCTTGCTTGGGATTGCTTCGGGTTACCAGACGCAAGTTACGCCCTCGAATGAGTGAAGCGCTGTGTCCTTCGAGAGGAGCGGAATGCCGTGCTCCATTGCCGTCGCAACGATGACTCGATCCGCTGGGTCTCGGTGGTCCCATTCCAGCATCGCGGTCCGCAGCCAGATTGACGTATCGACCGGCAGCAACTGAACGACTCCGCCCACCTCGAGTCGGCGGACGAAATTCTCCAGGGAGGTACCGAGCAACAGCTTGCCGCTGCGCGCCTTCACTCCCAGCTCCCAGATCGAGATGGCGCTGGCGAACCCACCCTCTCGCTCCATCTGCTCACACACACTCGCGGCTTGCGGCGAGAGCTTCTCCGGTTCGACCGCCCACCAGAAGAGCGCATGCGTATCGAGGAGGATCACGTCTCCGGCCACTCGCTGGTGGTCGGCTCAAGGATGTCCTCTCCCGACCTGGCCTTGCCGCGGAGGTCGCCGAAGACCTCGCGCGCCGGACGTCGCTGACGGATGGGGACGACCTTCAAGACCGGCCGGTTGTTGTCTGTGATGATCAGTTCTTCGCCCGTCTGCTCCACGAGCCGGAAGTACTCGAGCATCCGCGCCTTCAGCGCGCTCTTGGACACGGGTTCCATCGCAAGACCATAGCCATGGCCATGGTCACACGCAATCGGACCAGTTGCGTTGCGAGCGGTCAGGCGAGGGCGAGGAGCAGGAGGGAGACGAGGGCGCCCATCGCGAGGAAGACGAGGGTGGTGTAGCCGATCACGTCGCGGGCCCTGAGGCCCATGATGCCCAGCAGCGGCAGCGCCCAGAACGGCTGGAGCATGTTGGTCCAGGCGTCGCCGTAGGCGAAGGCCATGATCACGGAGCCGGGGCGGACGCCGAGGGCCTGCGCGGCGGTGGCGAGGATCTCGCCCTGCACCGCCCACTGGCCGCCGCCCGACGGCACGAAGAAGTTGACGATCCCGGCGGAGAGGAAGGCGAGCACGGGGAAGGTGCGCGGCGTGGCGACGGAGAGGAGCGCGTCGCTGATCGCGCCGATGAGACCGGTGGCCTGCATCACGCCGAGGATCCCGAAGTAGAACGGGAATTGGAGGATGATCCCGCCGGCGCCCTTGGCGCCGTCGGCGATGGCGCCGACGTAGGCGCGGATGCTGCCCTGCAGCAGCATGCCGGTGGCGAGGAAGAGCAGGTTGACGGTGTTCAAGTCGAAGGCGATCCGGCCCTTCGTCCCGCCGACCACCAGCATCGCGAGGAGCCCCGCGCCGAAGAGGCCGCCGACCGCGCGGCTCTCCTGCAGCCTGGCGACGAGGCCGTGCTCGGGGGCGTGGGGCGCGGGCTGCAGGTGGACCGCTTCCCGCGGCAGCGTCGTCGCCGGGGCGTGGGTGGCAAGCGCGCGGAAGAGGAGCGGGATCGAAAGGAGCAGCGCGCCGGTGATCACCAGGTTGAGCGGCGAGAGGAGCGTGTCGGCGAGCGGCACCACGCCGCCGAATTTCGCCTCGAGGAAGTTGCCGGGCTCCGCCGCCTTGAGCGGCGCGGAGCCGGAGAGCCCGCCGTGCCAGACGGCGAAGCCCGCGTAGGCGGCGCCGCCGAGGAGCGGGTAGTTGAGGGCGATGCCTCGCCGCGAAGCGTTGGCCGCCACCTCGCGGGCGAGGAGCGCGCCAGCGATGGCGCCGAGGCCCCAATGGATCACCGAGGCGGCGCAGGCGAAGGCGGCGACGATGGTGGCAGCGCCGGCGGTACTCTGCGGGATCGCGGCGACCCGATCGACGACGCGCTGCACCGCGGGGCTGGTGGCAATGGCGTGGCCGGTGACCAGCACCAGCGCCATCTGCAGCGCGAAGGCGAGACCGGACGTAGCAGCGAACCCCTCGAGCCAGCCGACGATCACCGTGGCAGCCACGCCCTCGGCGCCGCGCCCCGCGAGGCGGGCGCCGCCGATCGCCATCACCAGCACGGTGAGCCCGAGCGCCAGCAGGAAGGGATCGGGCATCACCCGGCTCACCATCCCCTGGAGCCACGTGCCGGCCCGCGCGACTGCGCCGCCGCTGCCGATCTCGCGTGCCTCTGCCTCACGCTGCATGCTGGTCTCCGCTTTCACGGCGACGAGTCTACCCCGCGATCCATGCGGGTGCTGCGGGCCGGTGTGTTTCCCAACTCAGCGCGCCAGCTTTGGACCAGTGGACGAGGCTGCATAGGTGGTTTCGTCGCCCC is part of the Vulgatibacter sp. genome and harbors:
- a CDS encoding type II toxin-antitoxin system Phd/YefM family antitoxin; translated protein: MSKSALKARMLEYFRLVEQTGEELIITDNNRPVLKVVPIRQRRPAREVFGDLRGKARSGEDILEPTTSEWPET
- a CDS encoding short-chain fatty acid transporter; this encodes MQREAEAREIGSGGAVARAGTWLQGMVSRVMPDPFLLALGLTVLVMAIGGARLAGRGAEGVAATVIVGWLEGFAATSGLAFALQMALVLVTGHAIATSPAVQRVVDRVAAIPQSTAGAATIVAAFACAASVIHWGLGAIAGALLAREVAANASRRGIALNYPLLGGAAYAGFAVWHGGLSGSAPLKAAEPGNFLEAKFGGVVPLADTLLSPLNLVITGALLLSIPLLFRALATHAPATTLPREAVHLQPAPHAPEHGLVARLQESRAVGGLFGAGLLAMLVVGGTKGRIAFDLNTVNLLFLATGMLLQGSIRAYVGAIADGAKGAGGIILQFPFYFGILGVMQATGLIGAISDALLSVATPRTFPVLAFLSAGIVNFFVPSGGGQWAVQGEILATAAQALGVRPGSVIMAFAYGDAWTNMLQPFWALPLLGIMGLRARDVIGYTTLVFLAMGALVSLLLLALA
- a CDS encoding type II toxin-antitoxin system VapC family toxin; the encoded protein is MILLDTHALFWWAVEPEKLSPQAASVCEQMEREGGFASAISIWELGVKARSGKLLLGTSLENFVRRLEVGGVVQLLPVDTSIWLRTAMLEWDHRDPADRVIVATAMEHGIPLLSKDTALHSFEGVTCVW